A DNA window from Theobroma cacao cultivar B97-61/B2 chromosome 5, Criollo_cocoa_genome_V2, whole genome shotgun sequence contains the following coding sequences:
- the LOC18598245 gene encoding uncharacterized protein LOC18598245: MVGVLNIPKLPLFSPLSLRKPSRPFISVKASSESSDSQASPASTSTKEEQKPSFASSSTATTFAPPPNFKPPEPKRFTVRPDKTWDILGASLALFFRLGTGVFVSGYSASFVSENEIPPGQYCLEVGGSRVKETSKIGPRPEKPIEIYEFEGCPFCRKVREIVAVLDLDVLFYPCPKNGPNFRPKVTQMGGKQQFPYMVDPNTGVAMYESDEIIKYLVGKYGDGSVPFMLSLGLLTTLTAGFAMIGRMGKGSSYTPSKLPPKPLEIWSYEGSPFCKIVREVLVELELPHFQRSCARGSPKRQILYEKAGHFQVPYLEDPNTGVQMFESAEIAEYLRATYAQ, from the exons ATGGTGGGAGTCCTTAACATCCCCAAACTCCCGCTTTTCTCCCCACTTTCCCTGCGTAAACCATCAAGACCCTTCATTTCCGTTAAAGCCTCTTCGGAATCTTCAGATTCCCAAGCCAGTCCTGCTTCTACAAGCACCAAGGAAGAGCAAAAACCAAGCTTTGCTTCTTCTTCAACAGCAACAACATTTGCTCCTCCTCCAAACTTCAAGCCACCAGAGCCGAAGCGGTTTACGGTTAGACCAGATAAGACTTGGGATATCCTTGGGGCATCTCTTGCCTTGTTCTTCCGGTTGGGAACTGGTGTTTTTGTTTCTGG CTATTCCGCGTCTTTTGTTTCTGAGAATGAAATTCCACCTGGCCAATATTGTTTAGAAGTAGGAG GCTCTAGGGTGAAAGAGACCTCAAAGATAGGCCCTCGTCCAGAGAAGCCTATTGAGATATATGAGTTTGAAGG TTGTCCATTTTGTCGAAAG GTTAGGGAAATTGTTGCAGTTTTGGATCTTGATGTTCTGTTTTATCCTTGCCCCAAAAATGGTCCAAATTTTCGTCCCAAGGTCACTCAGATGGGTGGAAAGCAGCAGTTCCCCTACATG GTGGATCCAAATACAGGAGTTGCTATGTATGAATCAGATGAAATAATAAAGTATCTGGTTGGAAAATATG GTGATGGAAGTGTTCCATTCATGCTATCACTTGGTCTACTGACG ACACTGACTGCAGGTTTTGCCATGATCGGTCGCATGGGAAAG GGATCTTCATACACTCCATCAAAATTGCCTCCCAAGCCACTTGAGATATGGTCATATGAG GGTTCTCCATTCTGTAAGATTGTGCGAGAAGTGCTTGTGGAATTAGAGTTACCACACTTTCAACGCAG TTGTGCTCGAGGCAGCCCAAAACGACAGATCCTCTATGAGAAAGCTGGACATTTTCAG GTGCCATACTTAGAAGATCCAAATACAGGAGTGCAAATGTTTGAAAGTGCAGAAATAGCGGAGTACTTAAGAGCTACTTATGctcaataa